From the genome of Pleuronectes platessa chromosome 12, fPlePla1.1, whole genome shotgun sequence:
TGGAGCGAGGATCAAGTTCTCTGCACAATCAGTCTCCACCTTCTGCCGTTCAGACTCCTACATCTACAATGCAAAACGTATTGAGGAGCCTGACAACCACCGGGAGCCATTTAACACTgttactcacacttcctgtctacgtttacacatgtacagtatgtaactgcacattgtgtgtgttggcagagCTGCTGGTCTGCAACACACATATCTGCTTTGCATGTCGAGGGTTCAAACATTAACTGTGATCATAAAAGTAATGGGGACACTTAACTGACCTCTGGCTGTATGCATCACATTACAGGCCGAGCAGTTTTAATGACTTATTGAAAGTAAAGCCTgacaaatatatagaaatatagataTGAACCCTAATGGACatatcagtgtttatgtttgctgatatgcACCGATAGGAAAACCtttattttactaaataaacGCTGCAGGAAAGATGtacatttatgtttacattttctgaatTCACAGTCTATATacttggttgtatttgtgttttttttgtgtaccTAATACAGAGCTCTTCCCTGCTGGTTACAGACAATAACAAACTTGTAGGTCTTTAATGTACCTACAAGAGAGTTTATGCTGTCGTACTAAGTGAAGCTGGAGTGAAGAGTCTCCTCTGTGAAGAGAAGCGAACCCAGGATGAGCAGTGAAGTGACTGAAGGAGGAAAGTTAGACAATGGATCAAGGTTTGAATTCCTTAGAGTGGATTTTGCTCACgagtgaatgaataagaagGTTAAAGAAGGCAGAAAACAGTGCTGAgctaaaacatgaaaacacttcATTCATCAGCGGTGGCCTCACGCAGCACTCGTGGGTGGAACTGAAATGGCTAAGTATGGACTAATGTTTCAATAATCCCGTATTTCTCCGGAACAGTCGACACAGAACAGTCTTTATCAACTTGAGGTTGATGCGTCAGTGATCTGTTTCAACAGAGAACATAGTCAGGAGGTGACGCTGTTAACGGGACGGCTCCGTGTTGTAATACCACTACGAGAAAATACTGATGAACAATGAGTCACACTGTGACTACACCACAGTGTTGCATTATAAACCACACTTCACCTCCCATAGTGTAGATGACTGTATTTCAAACGTATAATACTGCAGATACACAGCAGTGCATCCACCACCTTAATGATCCTATAATTTCTTTGGGCAAGTAAATGATAGTGACCCATCACAGACAACAGAGGACCGCTGAGTCACAACATTTCAGGCTGATGTCTCACACAGCTACCTGACCTACATAAAGTCagatgtgttaaataaaaacaaaaggttaCAATGTCTCCCTCAATCTCTTCTGAGGATTATGTAAACAGTGGAAAATGCATTTCTGACATCCTgcctgtttctgttttgtgtttgtttctctgagcCAGGGAATtacatctgtctgtgtttagatctgctggagccacagacacacagaagctGCTTTAGTCAACTGGATTCACAACAGTTGTTCTCAGAGAACAGCTCACGAGGTGGAAGCACAGGCCCACACGGAGGTTGTGACACTCGCCTCTGAGCCTTTTCACCTCCTTTCTCAGACATGACCCTCAGGAAAATACCATAACCCAATTTTTCAGACACATTTCAagtatgaagaatgcagcaggagatttccTGGGTCCTTCTCAACAATGGGGGGTGGGGTCTGGGTAGAAGGGTAGAAGAATGATGACTAGATTCCACTGCGGAAAAGCAAAGTTGTTTACAACACATTGTTTTTATTCCGAGTTGAcaatctttgtctgtgtctatgGCAACTTGTAATCATCCAGAGACATTTACATTCTTCCAGTTTCGTATTTTATTCAAACAGAGCCACTGGGAAAATGTCAGGGAAAAGCCTCGAGTTCAGTTcctgtctggaagcagcttatGTTTACTCCCAATCCCTCTGAGTGGAGGGTTAGTTAGATACTTGTAATTGCAAAAGCACGCGCTACAGTGTGAGTGAAAACCTCCACgtaggatgagtgtgtgtgtgtgtatgtgtgtgtctgtgaaaacatTTTGGGTAAGCGACTCAGTGAGAAAAAGCGGATTGCTTCCCTATCTGTTCACAACACAGAAGGTttacccccccactccccccggCAAGTGAAATAAGACTTTTATCTTAGCGCTCATTACTTCAAAGCCTGTTAAAAGCagcatcctccacctcctccacctcctccacctcctcctcctcctcagcacaGACGATGAGATGAGTGTTTGTGGGAGCACGGCAGTATATCTACGTGTTAATGAATGAAATTAAGATGGAcgagtggagggagggagacacagggagacagaTGAACGCAGAGGAACCGGGTGCTGCAGTTACATCTATGTAATATATTAAATCATCACAGCGTCAGGTGCTGCATTTCTGGGCTGTAGCGTTCCTCTTTAAGGGATTATCACCGCCGAGAGTGTCGAGCAGGATAATTAGCAGGGGAGATATTTAATGTCTTTAGCGTCACTGCTGCAGCGGGAACATGTAAACTGAAACcaaagtgacaaacacacagaatgaGGGAAGGAAACTGGGGGAAAGCCACAAATATTACACCTGTAATAAGATCAAACCACGATTAGGGTCAAAACTGATATAAATGTTATAATCGCAACAGTTAGTTAATTAAACAAATATCACGACTGATAGAAATATACTCAGAAGTTAGACAGAAGTGTGATAAGAGGCTCCCCAGCGACTTTGGCtggcaataacaataataataataacaataacattcaAGAATTTGGAAAGTGATATTAAAAACCCTTTAAACTGAATTCAATGCatttttaaaatatgataataCACTATAAACTGTGCTAACGCCTAAACCTCTAGTATGAGTTTCTATTCTACTTCTGAACTGTGCAAGACTTTTAGAATTAGACAGTGCTACATGTTGCTTCATTACACTACACCAGCTGAATCTGTGGTCTCCCACAAACATCACAGTGAAACTACATACTGATTTATCTCATGTGTTTCGTTCAGCCTTGGCACACGTTACCTTGTAAAAGAAATGACTGCTGCAAGTCCCTGACAGATCCCGAGCAGCagccacacaaccacacaaaaccTTCCACCAACACAGAGTAACACAAGCCGCCCTAACGTCCAAGCACATATATACAGCAGCCCACGGTGTCCGGCTGgctggcagacagacagacaggtggcgTGCAGATAATGCTGTCTCATTAGAGCAGCGTACTGAAGCACTCAGAGCTGGCCAGGAAATCCACTTAGCAGAGACGGGAGCGGGACGCAGGAGAGGACTCCACAGAATGGGAATggtggatggaggagagggtgaggggcTGTCTCTGCCGGGGCCTGATATTCCTGAAAGTCACGTGACGTTATTGATCCTCGAATGTAAAGGGGGGGGAAGTTGATGTttcatcagtttttttctgAGTAAGGTGTTTCAGTGTCTTCTTAGAGGGAACAAATCCCACACTGACCAGCATGTCAGCCCCTGCCAACAACCAGGCTGTGCTTCAGCCAGGACTCACCAACactgctcacactcacacagtgtgAACATCTGATGatggcacgggggggggggggggggggtccagcaGGGTGGGTCCTGACCTCAGACATTATCTCGTCAGTGCAGTTTCCCTGACTTCCTTTTAGCAAAGAGACAGTCACCCAAACCAGTCAGTCAACTGTTCGGTAAGCCAATAACTAGGGCCCCACTCAGACCATGTAAAAGCACTGCATCGTAAAACATGGCCTCCTCATTCACTTCATTAAGACGGCTAAGAAAAGTATGGACtgtctaaaaaatatatataattctgGCTCAGGTTTTCTGTCGCAAATCCCAGTGTTATATGAAGATACAGCCAGGATTGATTAGCTTAGCATCATGacgtgggtgggtgggtgggggtgtcGGCCCCTTATcgccaaaagctctcaaatctcattgtctttccaagttgatatCTTCCAGTCTCCCGTCTGCCACGTGTGAGAAATGtcctcaacacgtccactcgcttgCTGTGATGTTTCCAGAAATGTTCcttctgtattctcacatgggctcttACTCCCATTTTACCAGAGGGGGCTGGAAGGAAAAGGTTCTAGAAAATGTCCTGAGCAACTGAcgtggacatttgtgttctcacactcAGCCCCTTATGGAAAGTACAGGGGAAATGTCTAGTCTGAAAAACAGCGATTCAGCAGTAAAGTTTCAGAGTCAGTCCCCCAGCTCTCATTGGAATTGATCAGTGTTTCCGAATTGATTAAACGTTGACGTGAAGAAGATTTGGCCTCATAatcaacttttcttttctgtaagTCAAGTAATCAGCCAGTAGACACAAAAGTCCACTGGTCAGTCAGTGAGCATGAAGCCAATCAGCCACTCCAAACCCCCATAACACGGTCGGCCACTTGTCCGACACTACTCAAGTCTGAGCTCTCTAATCGATTCACAGAGGAAGCGTATAGAGGAAAGACTGAACCAGGAGCAGCCATCATCCCTTTGATTTCACTGAGCACCAGGACGCCACTGCAAACAATCCAACAGTCTGGTTACCACAGCAGCACGGGcaggaagaacacaaatatgcaTGGGTGTGAgtcgatgtgcaagcacatgcACAGACCACGGAATTCCTTCACTGAGCAAAATGCGCAATCATTCTCCCACTCTCGCATGCACACAAAGAGAACACACAATGAGcaactgtaaaagtaatttccATGCATGCGTGTTAGATACGTGTAGCATGTGAAGCTTCTGTTAGAGTGTTTGACGTGTGCAGAGGAAACCCTGCAGCAGTGAACGTGAAGGGAAACCAGAGAGAAAGATAAAAGCTCCTCAGTGGTCTTTACAGAGAAGGAACTAATGTGGACAGCAAGTCAAGTGAAAAGCCAAGAGGAAGTCAAAGAAggaagggggggaggagaggagaaagggagagagggggaggagagggaagagagactGACAAGGGGCCGAAGAAAGGAAGGTATAGAGGAGAGAGACCAGATGGAACAAATGCAGTAACTATATGGTTATATATGACTTTATTGTACCACTATTTTCTACCGATGAAGTGTACAGGTTCTCCCTGTTTAATGACCCTGTAGCCCTCAGTGTTAATCCATAAGAAACAGCCCCCAACGTTACGACCTCAGGCCTCAGATGATATATTGACCATCAGCTAAAAGGGAGCACAACagcaataaatcaaattaaaaataaacgtAAAGTAACCGGGTCTCTCTCTAAAAGGAGGAGGATCTTCTTATTGATCCAGGAAAAGAAATACATCTTCTCAGGTGTCTCTTGGTGTCTTCTTGACTTTTGAAAGTATTGAGGGATGGAACAAAAGGGAGGTTTTAAAACCCCAAgaaagcacatctcctgcctaaGCCCTGCCGATTCAAGTCCAGCTGTAAGCGTAGTCTGTCCAACACTGACTCTATGTCAATCAATGATTCATCGACGGATCCATCACTTTCTacccgcccccccccttctgACTCACCCCTGCGTGGTGACAACACCATGACTAAAATTCTCCTTCTGAAACAGAGACGTGCGTTTCCTCCTCAGGAGATGAGACGATTGGGTGAAATTTGACCTCCACTTGTGGTTTAGCAGCATTTTGGGTTCAAACCCCAGTTTTTTTTCTATGACATCAGGCTGAAAGCGGGTTAATAAAAAACTGACTCTGTGGTGACCACGTTCTGCTGTGAATATTTCACTTGTGCCACTTTGCTGTTTTGGCAACAGCGGATTAGAAAGTAAACCGTGGACCGTTTTGGCTCAATTCCTGATACCGaaacttggtgtgtgtgtgtgtgtgtgtgtgtgtgtgtgtgtgtgtgagtgagctaAGGGTTATTTCCAATTTTTAAAAAGCATATTTTAAACTCGTATTTCATGCGTTTGGTCCTTTtagtgttttatctttttaagtgttttgAGGGTAAAGGTGCAATATTCaactcacttttattctgcTTTATTATTCTGGCTCTTACACGTTATGTCCTCGTGTACTGTTTTTTTAGAAGTCTGCTACACACTGTGTTGTTCTGCAGCTGCTACTTTGGCCCAAGGAAAACGAATACAAATACACTTTGTGAACAACAAAGTATATTTAATTGGACTTGAGATTGTGCTGCTACAGGATCTGTGTGTTTCAACATCATCTGACACTTCAGGTCACTTTCTGCTGCTGATTCAGCTCCTCGCTGCCAGGTCCCATTGTGTATTTTGCTGCGAAAAGAACAGATGAACCAATCCCCTCAATGTGAAATCAAATGTAAATTAGCCGAGTTATACATCAAGGATAAAGGCCGAATTAAGGATCGACATAAGGTCATTGGTAAACCGGCTTCAGTCTTTAAGTATATTCTTTGTACCTCTGCTTCAGCTTTAAATCACCTGTTTTTTATCATGGATTTTGGCTGAACGTCCGGGGATCGTTGGTATGGCTACGCCAAAACAACACTGAACCGTTGTCCTTTGATAAAGTAGCTAATAATTAATGATAAACACCCATTGGCACCTCTCCACCTACCATATCATAGACGTTTAGGATGATCGGCTCGTTTGCCATCACTGGCAGCGGCAGCTTCCTCCCGCTACGTCCCTTCTTCTCTGCgggtctccctcctcctcacaaCCCCCGCTCCTCGGCTCCTTTCCCCCCGTGAGAGATCCGAGCTCTCGCCCTCTCTGAAAATAGACCTCAGTCCTCCACCTTGGTTTTTTCCCGGCGCTTCCCACGACGGATTTTGACAATTCAGCCCCTCAGCCTGGTTTCAAATCGCGGCGGGTCCGAGGATGTGTTCCCACCGTCCAACATCTGACGGGCTTTGTCCGGAGCCTCCCCCGTCTCACAGAGCTCCAGCGGCGGCGGAGGACAGCGGAGCCTCTCGCTTGGCAGGACTGACGGACTCGCTAACCGAGGTCGGGCTGAAAAGGCGGACTTCGCACGGGGGGATGTGTCTTCCAGGAGCCGCGGTGACACGGAGGAGCTGTGATTTCATCTTCACCCACCGAGGACCAAATGATTTAGCAAAGCGACATGACGCGGAGATATTCAACAACGTCTTCCTTCTCCCTTGTTCTCCGCTTGCTAACGGTAGCTCCGGAGCTGGCGGCCGGGGGCAGATGCGGCCGCTGGGGGAACAGTGGTCCGGGAGGGTGGGCGAGCGGAGCGATGACTACCACACTCGATTCATCAACCTGCGGGCATTGTGGGTGATGTAGTTCgtatgattaaaaaacaaaaaacaatattcaataataatcataatctaTATCTACacagcatttaaaaaatgagTTTACAAGTAAAGACGAGATGTCACAACCACGTTTaggtgtttcagaaacaagGTGGTGTTCcaattaaatatattaattatatttcacATGAAAATTGTTTATAAACACATAATCAGTAATATGACGATAATAATGGAGGGAGATAAGTGAAAAGAAATAGGGAAAACTACTTTTTCAAATGAAATGCATGTCACTTTTATTCTTATCAACTTAAaagtacataaaaacaaacacttgtttAATGAAGTATTTTATAGCAAGTACCCTACTAAGCCAATAtgatatcattttaattcactgagctgtatttttatttggttATGTAGCATTTGCTTATAGATGTCAGTCCCATACACATGTTATATTaaccattaattattctctgagaaatcaagagaATTTAGTGAGTCGTCCATTATCCGAGTCTTTAGGTTCCTCCCTGACCCAAAACGGAATCATTCCACGAGTCCAAGTTTCGTGGACGTCTGTTCAGTTgtttctacaaacaaacacacagggctCCAAATGTCACATCCTTTTTAATGGGGTTTTCCTGACCCATAATACATCTTTCCACTAAATTTTGTGGAAATTTGTCAAAATATTTGTTGGGACATTAAAAATATAACATGAACTACTTAAAATCACCATATTTTAAATCTGAATGGGCAGAAGCTTTGAGACTTGGTCCTTTTCCTTGAGgtttccacagcagaatttgacgcacaacaacaacaacaacaatcaccTACAATATATCATATATTGTAAATTTATGTAAAAAGAACCTCTCCACAAAGTCCCTCTTCCTCTGAGACAAACTCATGAACCCCCCTGGTCGTTTTCTCCCAGCAGTTCCATGAGCGTCTCCTGGTTGGAGAACTCCTGCAGTGAAGAGTtcatctcctccagcagctcctctcccagCAGGAAGCTCTTGACGTCGTGCACGGTCATGCCGATCCGGTGGTCTGTGATTCGGTCCTGGGCGAAGTTGTATGTCCGGATCTTCTCCGATCGGCCTTTGGTGCCAatctggaggaagagaaaactaTCACCAACTGTTTGGTCCATTTGTTGACATTGTGTTCTAACTTCTACGATGCTTTGTTTTTGCTTTGCTGCCTTTTCTTTGAGACGGATTATTATTCACACCACTTTTTAGCAGACAAGAAACAAAATTGCTTTTTACAATgtgttaatttattcattttgctGGTTAATTACCTTTTATTTCGATAGTAACTGACAACGACTTTTAGAGATAGCATTATTCATCAGTAACCACTGTATTTGATATTAACTTAAAAGTCTCCACTGGTAGATCAAACTATAAGTATCTAACTGTCTTCACCTGTACTTTACGCTGGTTGTAGCGTTTGCTGGTcacctcctccagcttcctgctgTACAGCTTTGCTCTCAGGGCCTTCATGGCTTTCTCCTTGTTCTTCAGCTGGGATCGTTCCTGCTGACACTCTGTGACCACGcctaataaaacacacacaaaacaactgtTTTGTGTGGCCATGCAATTTACATGTACAAACTAATCACTGCAAAAGGTCCTGACAACCTGTTTTCTCCAAAATGAATACAGTTTTGTAGGgttgattatttaaatttaCATGAAATACTTTTGTATTTGCTGGATGGAAGTGGGCAGGGATCAATTGAGGTGTATTTGTGTGCACCAATCAGAGCTTGATGTTTCCAAGTTCTAAAATTAGATATTTAGCTGTTTTCCTGGTTGCATTTATTTACAGCACCATGGCTTCCTGTGTCAAGGGATTAATTGGGTACCATTCTTATGTGTATGAAGACAAAAGTCCAACAACATTATAAGTATTCCACTACAAGTTGTTTTACCTGTCGGCAGATGAACTATTCTGACTGCACTGTCTGTGGTGTTGACGCTTTGGCCTCCAGCTCCACTGGCCCTCATAGTATCTATCCGCAGGTCCTTCGGGTTTATTGTGAAAGAGATCTGAAAAGAACACGgaaacaattattatttattactaaATTAGCAGAAGCAGAAGAATACAATTCTCATCCATCTGGCTGCATGGTAAATAAGTGTTCAAACACCAATGAGAAAGGAAGGAACCGTTAGAACAGGTGCCCTATTATAACAAATGAGGAAAACTTCCCCAAATATTCCCAAAGTAAGACTTTCTTACGTATTTGTGTAgattgtttgtttctgatgGACTAACATAGAACAAGCAGTAGCTgccaaaatataacaaatactCCCATCTCAACTAAATAACTCTTTCTACCTTAAAGATCCATCACTTTTTCACTGCAATGATTCCTGtaagaaaacaacagattttGTCTGTGCCATACATCCATCCTTTTAAACAGTACCTCTGTGGGTTGGGGGAGGACAGCCACAGTCATGGTGCTGGTGTGCATTCGACCCTGTTTCTCAGTCTTGGGAATCCTCTGCACTCGGTGGACTCCACCTTCGAACTTCAATCTCTTGTAGCTCTCTGGGCCACTGATACTGGCCGAGGCGTGACGTAGTCCCCCTGAATGAGGAGGGTAAAGAACACCAATACTGGAATGTTAGTCACTAATTCATGATAGAGGGGATTCTTTAGAGTCTCACTGCAAACTGGTGGACATGACATTTAGTCATTTCATACTTTAAAATAAGTTATTAGTTTATAGGATATCAATATATACACGATATGCTGAATATTGCTGAtgttagtttttatttattcaactaGCTTTTTTTTCCCACACCATATCTTGGAGTGTTGTGTCCCTGAAGGCATTTGAAGGTTTTCTAGTGTTTTCCTCAGaaattcaataaatattttaaatgaaatagaaaaaaaacatggaggtGAAAACTAAATGCGTGAACGAATAGTTTGTTATGTTTGGATTGAGCTGACCACTGACCTATCTCACTGGTCATGTGCTCCAGGACATCAAAGGACCAGCCGTGATGCTGAGCGAAGCCGTGGTACATGTCAAACACcttcagaggagaagagaccAGTCATCAGGCAAATACACAATTTTTGTAtctattttaaagatttttgttACTTATTTACTCTTCAGGTACTTATAATTATTTCCACACCTCATTAGTGAACAGCATGGCCTCCTGACCCCCAACACCAGCTGTGACCTCCAGTATGAGGTCGCTCAGAtcagcctcctcctcagggATCAACAGATCCAGGATCTGATATGTGAAGCAGCAAATGGAAACATCTTCAGTTAGTCATTGACTTAACATTAGTGACGTATAGTGATGTATATTTACAATATCACTGAACTGAAAGGCCTCACTTCTACCTTTTGTCTAAGGTCTTGAATATCGTGCAAGCAGCCGTCTCTTTCCAGCTTCGCCAGCTCTTGAAGTTCAGGGTCTTCATCTTTCGGGAGAAACAATAACGGAAATTGTCGCAAATTACCTAAATGTTTACACCATGGGATCCAACCCGTTCATATATCTGATTGtactgaactacttcatagcaATAgtaagttgtttttcttttatttaacttgCATTATTTCCATCTAGTCAATGTTGCAATATACAATTACAGTACACAGGGATAGAGGACGTTTATCAATGATTTCTGACAACTGCAGCAACAGCAGTGCTTACATTGTGCCGTGGAACAAAGGGCTGTGCCTGAAGCCTAACCTGGGAGGTAATTAAAAGGTTTGTGAGTGCAACCTCTCCTTTACTCCTTTCCTTAATGACTAATATTGACATTGGTAGTTCAGATGGTAACTAAATTTACTGTGTAGGTACATTTTCTGTGTGCTTCCTTCTATAAAGTACAGATTGAGACACTTTGTCCAACCCCTTCATTCAATCTGTGAACTGTCCCTGTGGGACGGCAGCAGAGCAGTCTCACCTCTCAGCAGCGCCTCCGTCTCTGTgatctctttgtgtttggtgtCCAGCTCCCTGATGCTCTGGACGAGAGGAGCCAGCAGCGACACCCTGCTCCTCTTggccctcagctcctcctcgctGCACCGCTCCTCCATCGCACTGTGGTTCACTAATGTCAGACATTCACTGTACTCTGCCTCCAGCCTCTTCAGGTACTCCTGCAGAGAGCCGCGGGCGAACAGCTCCTCCACCGACAGCAGCCTGGCCCCCAGCAGCGGTGCCCCGGTGTGAACAGTTCTTGCACCACTGAATCGGTGGTGATGAAATCCAACAGTTTGTCTGAGGATGTTTGGTGATTTTTGAACAGGATGTGCCAACCTATTGAAGACACACTCACTTCCTGTGACAAGAAGGGTCACAGCTCTTCTCAGAGCCATCCTACGAGCTGCTTCAGTCTGAGGCTTGACTGTAACACGACAGAAACATGTCCAGGTTCCACCAgctatattttaataaaatttcATATTTGGTGGGATCCACGTCtccaaaaacataaacaacaacaagataAAACTTGAAACTCAGATAAACAGATGTTAATTAGCTTGTTGCTATTGAACAATCGATTTTACAGTAGACTTGGGACTGAACACTTTACTGACAGTTTCCTCTTCATCTAATGAGAGACCTTCAAGTCAGATAAAAAACTGTAGGACGCCTCTCTCACGTTTTTCCTGTCATCGGAAACATCGCTGTGACTAAAACGAACCTGTTTCCTGTCACGAATGTCTGAAAGGTTATTAAACGAGTCACTGACGAGGGTTGTTGTTAGAAGTATTGCTCCTTCACCACCTCACGCAAGGGCGCAGCCATAttggatcttcttcttcttcgtctctgGGGTTAAACGGCAGCTTCTATCC
Proteins encoded in this window:
- the mtrf1l gene encoding peptide chain release factor 1-like, mitochondrial, whose product is MALRRAVTLLVTGSECVFNRLAHPVQKSPNILRQTVGFHHHRFSGARTVHTGAPLLGARLLSVEELFARGSLQEYLKRLEAEYSECLTLVNHSAMEERCSEEELRAKRSRVSLLAPLVQSIRELDTKHKEITETEALLRDEDPELQELAKLERDGCLHDIQDLRQKILDLLIPEEEADLSDLILEVTAGVGGQEAMLFTNEVFDMYHGFAQHHGWSFDVLEHMTSEIGGLRHASASISGPESYKRLKFEGGVHRVQRIPKTEKQGRMHTSTMTVAVLPQPTEISFTINPKDLRIDTMRASGAGGQSVNTTDSAVRIVHLPTGVVTECQQERSQLKNKEKAMKALRAKLYSRKLEEVTSKRYNQRKVQIGTKGRSEKIRTYNFAQDRITDHRIGMTVHDVKSFLLGEELLEEMNSSLQEFSNQETLMELLGENDQGGS